The bacterium region TAGTCATTCCAGCGGAATCATCATTCAAATATCTATAGCCGACCCCTAGCTAGGGTATAATAGTAGTTGCTTTTGAAAAACCAAAAACATATCCTCCTAGCTGTCTAACTTCAATAATATAATCATCTATATTATCCAATGTCCCTGAATTTTCATAATCTACCTGTCCGTAACTAAATCTAGCTTCTGCCCGCAACATATGTTTATTAGCACGATAAGTATAAGAACCATGAAGCCCATACATCATACCTTCTTCTTCCATCACTCCTGGCTCATCATAAGTAATATGCGATATCTCAATCCCCAAATCGAATGTATGCTCCTTTGATGGTTCCGCAAAACTATCCATTGCTGTCAAAAATACAATACACACTACTACTATTAACAACTTCTTCATCACTTTCTCCTCACAATAAAATACAAATTTGTAAATCTCTTATTTCTATCTTGTCAAATTATACTATTAATTTAATCTGTTATTTTTTATCTTGTCAAGTTCTGCTACTATTTTTTTTGCTTCATCAAGGTGGTAGCGACAGTATTTTACATTGTTTTCACCAGGCCTAAAAGGTGGGAGAGGATAACGACCATCAGCACTTTCAGCCTGAACGAGATGCCACCAGGCCTTAAGGAGTTTTTCTCTATCCACCTCACTCTCAAGTTCTTTTTCTGCATCCTCGATCATCTTACCAATTTCACAGCAAGATTTATTAAGATTCTTCGCATCTTCTGTCCCATCCCATTGTGAACATCTGCCATGGTGCCAGCTAAGCCCATCTTTAATTTTAATAATCCCATCCCTCGGTGGAAATCTATGGACTGCTTCAGAAATTGAGATAAAATTCCCTCTTTTCCCTAGATAATCTATTATCTCGCCTAATCTATCGAAAGTATAAGGGGCGGGTTCGAAAACCCTATCAGGTCCCATCTCCTGAAGATTAAACCAACCAGTAGTACCAAGATATTCAGCATCATTAGCATATATAACTAAGTATCCTTCACCTTTAGAATAATAATCAAGGCAATTAGTCAATTCTTTGTAAGATAGGTCATTCTGTAAATACTTTAGAACCCTCATACTAATTCTATCACTACGCATTATCCCTTTAAGTCTCTCATTCACTCTAATAGGAAAATGGAGATCTTTATCATCTGGGTCGATCTTTAAGTATTTATCAATCACTTGAGGTTTTTTGGCATAGGTCCGAGGTATAAATATATTCTCTCTAGTCTGAACATAAGAATCAAAATCACAGATAAGAAAATCAAAACCTGCTTCCTCAAACATCCTTGGCACATCTTGTCTCCACCCACATTCAGGAATCCATCCTACACGTGGTGTACATCCTACCCAATTCTTCCAACTCTGGCAGCTAAACTTCAAGCTATTTAACCCATGAGAATACGGAAAATTTGCCAAGATACTGTGGGCATAAGGCCCTGAGACTAGCTCACAATTTCTATTAATACTTCTCCTCAATCTATCAGGGGTTTTTGGATATGTGCTACATAGGTAATCTAAAGTAAACCCCGACATCTCCAGGCACCATTTTGTCTCAGGATATCTTGAGTCGAAAAAATTTATTAATTTAAGATAAGATTCTTCACAAAGCAGGTTATATTTATGCGGGAACAAAAGACCATGATTGAGATTAGAATGAAAAATTAATATATAATCCATTTACTACCCCATAATTACTTCTATTTGGTGATTTTTGCCGTCTGCAAAAGGGGTAATCGGTCTGACTGGATCAACCTCCTCACCATCTACTTTCAATCTTTTAATTCCAGTTTCAACTCGTTCTGGATTATTAATATTAATATCATAAATTGCCTTTCTATAGTTTCTCACCATCTTACAAGAGGGCCAACTAGAAGGAATACATGGATTAATCAAGAGTCCATCATAAGTACGTCTTACCCCAAACATCCACTCAGTTACTGCTTGAAAGATC contains the following coding sequences:
- a CDS encoding porin family protein, which encodes MKKLLIVVVCIVFLTAMDSFAEPSKEHTFDLGIEISHITYDEPGVMEEEGMMYGLHGSYTYRANKHMLRAEARFSYGQVDYENSGTLDNIDDYIIEVRQLGGYVFGFSKATTIIP